The genomic interval TCAACCCAAAATCCTAGATTGAGGCTGATTATACTGAATAGAACATGCCTGATACAATCAATGATTTGGTGTGCTTCCCACATTATGAAAGGAGAAGGAATTAGGCGGGATATACAACTGGAAACAGGTGCATGTTTACATGTTGACCAGAATATAGCAACTGAAACCCTTACTTGAATAATTGAACAGAATGCTAAAGAATTAAACATTATAAGATGCATAAATTGCAGAGCGTCACAAATCCGAATCAATTGCCAATTAAGGATATCAGTTTTTCAGTACTAAATACCTTGCAGCAAGTCCAATACAAACTGTGGAAACATCAGGTCTGATATGCTTCATCGTGTCGAATATGGCCATCCCTAAACACAAAATGCAGTTTGGTGTGAAACAAATGTTCCAAGAGTGAGATGgagctatgaaaaaaaaatggatgagtTATTACCAGCTGTCACTGATCCTCCAGGAGAATTCACATACATAATGATATCCTACAGGAATGTTAAGAGGAAGTCAAGAATCGAATACTGAATGTAAGTACGAAATCATGAATATATGGTGCCATGGAATCAGGTCCTGGTAGATGAAATCGCAATACAAGCCTCACCATAAGGTTTGAGGTCACAAGTACATAACTGAATCACAGCCTAAGCTAGGACTAACAAGGACTCATATATAACCCAAAGTGAGTAGCAATGGTACTTTAGTGTCTGGTATTGAGTATTGACAGATAAAAGGACCATTTTATCTGGGGATTAACAACAATCATCCATTAAAACAAGACACCATATAGTTCATGTAAAATTGTAAATACAGTGAGCACCACTCCCTTCATCGCCTCAGTATTTTTAGAGTAAGCAGTTCGTAACAAAGCTTTGGCAGCTATTGGTATAGGAAATAGGAATTGGATGTCAGATAGCGTCTTATTCATCATTTTCACCTTGTTAGGATCGATGGCATCGAGATATAGCAGCTGGGCAACGATGATGTTCGCCATATCATCCTCCACGGGTCCACCACACCGGATAATCCTCTGTTCCACAATCACACAGAGTCAGACAGCACACAGAACCCTCCACAAATAAACTTGTGCAACAATCTAGTGCTCCCGTACGTGCTGGAAGAGTTGGCTGACGACGCTCTGGAACCGCTCCATCACCATGGGAGATGGCCCGCGTTCCTGTCCCGACGCATACTCCACAGGGAAGTAGGGCGACCTCGGCACCACCAAATCATCCCTACGAAACACACAACAACCACAGCATCATCAGCTCCCTCGCATCCCCACCCAACCCTCCCCCAACCAGACGATGCAGAGCTACAAATGGTTCGTCACAAaatcaacccccccccccccccacctgaTCGACCAAATCCCGCTCCTCTGATGAGCGGCCCCGTGgccagcggtggcggtggcggtcgccACGGCCCGAGCGCACCTCCGGCTCCTGCAAGACCGAGTCAGTTAGGGTAGAGCGAGTGGAGCCACGACAGAGTAGagtgaggagggagggggaagaggggagtGAACCTGAGGAGCGGCAGAGATCTCGGGGCGGGATTCGCGTTCGAGCTCGggcggaggagaggggcggtgagagaggaggagggggtggtggtggtggtcgccatggccgcggcTCGTGGGGGTTTTGGGCGAGGGTGGGGGCTTTGGTTGCGCCTCTTATCCGGGAGAGGGTGgtaagaagaagagagaatagTGTGTCTTCTTCGAGActcgagagagaggaagacgaggagaagACGCGGGCCATGCCGACGATGTTGGTAGGCCTTTGGACGTCGGGTCATGGGCTTACGTGACGCCCCGAAAAGGTTTTTGATCAttccctcgcgcgc from Oryza glaberrima chromosome 3, OglaRS2, whole genome shotgun sequence carries:
- the LOC127765277 gene encoding ATP-dependent Clp protease proteolytic subunit 5, chloroplastic, which gives rise to MATTTTTPSSSLTAPLLRPSSNANPAPRSLPLLRSRRCARAVATATATAGHGAAHQRSGIWSIRDDLVVPRSPYFPVEYASGQERGPSPMVMERFQSVVSQLFQHRIIRCGGPVEDDMANIIVAQLLYLDAIDPNKDIIMYVNSPGGSVTAGMAIFDTMKHIRPDVSTVCIGLAASMGAFLLSAGTKGKRYSLPNSRIMIHQPLGGAQGQETDLEIQANEMLHHKANLNGYLAYHTGQPLDKINVDTDRDYFMSAKEAKEYGLIDGVIMNPLKALQPLPASS